Genomic window (Methanomassiliicoccales archaeon):
TCACCATTTCTCTAATCATCGGATGCATCCGCAAACGCCTCATTCTCGTATCAGGAAACATTTTTGCTCTCCTCCAATCTAAACAATTCACGTGCAGCCTTAAGAATTTCTTCTTTCTTGTTCCGAGATGCTAATTTAAGAACTTCGGTCGGATCCGCGAGGAATCGATTTGCGAGCGCGTTAGCGAAATCAGCCACGATGGATTCAATGGATTCTGGACTGTTGTTCAATCTATTAATCGCCCTCTTAATTTCCGCTTCCTTTATAGCCTCGAATTTTTGACGAAGGGCTCTAATGAGTTCGGAGGCTCCCATTTCTTCAAGCTTTCGTTCTAGGAGCGAAAGTTCCTCAGCGATGATCCTTTCCGCCTCGTGAACCTCCTCCTTTCGTTTTAGTATATTTTCTTGCGCAATGTCTCTCAGACCATCGATATCGTGCATCTCCACGTTTTCAAGCGTGCGAACATCATCAGCCACATTCCTGGGAAACGAAACATCGATGATGATGAGTTTTTCTCCTTTTCCCTTCTTTGTAAGCGCTTTCTCCACACGTGAACGATCTAAAATGATATGGGGAGATGAAGTGGCTACGAGCACGATATCGCATCTATGCAAATAGTCATAAAGACTATCAAGGCGAATTGCCTGCCCACCAAGATACCATGCAAGTTCAACAGCCCTGTCAAACGTACGATTGGAAACAAAAATTGCATTCGGCTTTTTCCCCAAAAGGTGCTTGGCAATCAGCGTTGCCATTTCACCGGCCCCTATGACAAGGACAGTTCTTCCTTCGAGGCTTCCAAGAATCTTTTCCGCGAGGTCGACAGCAGCAGAACCTATCGACACGGCGCCCTTGTTCACCCTGGTCTCGGTACGAACTTTCTTACCGACACTGATCGCCTTTCTAAAAATCAAGGAGAGGATAGGTCCAGCGCACTTCTCATTCTCAGCCAGTTCATATGCCTTTTTCACTTGGAACTGGATTTGATCTTCCCCGACGATCATCGATTCTAGACCGCTTGATACCCTCAACAGATGCCTTATTGAATCGATGTCCGTGCGAAATTGAACAAGGTTTTGATCGTGATCGAAAGGAATGAACCTGCTTATCATCTCCTCCATGCCCGTCCTGGTCACAGTTGGCTCATCTGTCACAACATAGAGCTCGACGCGATTGCAAGTTCGGAGCACTGCGCACTCCCTTACACCTTGAACCCTTAAGAGTGCATGAAGAAGTGCTTTTTCATCATGCCGCCCGATGAGTTCAAGGGCCTTCATATCAGCGGATTTGTGTGTGATATGTGCGCTGATGATCATGCCACTTCCCTCTTCTGCAATCCATTCATTTCTTTCTCGATCTTCTCGATTGCGAGATTCTTTGCCTTGGTGTAATCGATGCCGAGCATTCTGAGAATCTCCTTGTCCTTAATTATCAATCGAAGCGCCTTTTCCCTCAACCTCTGATCAAGTACCCTGCTCTTAATCTCTTTTCTAATCTCTTCTTGAAGTTCTACCATCAACGACCAGTTGACATCGATCGCACTCTCCAGTTCTTCTTTCAGCGCTCTAGAAACTGCTGGACTTCTGCCGAATGTTGAAATGGCAATGATAAAGTTTCCTTTGTCAATAACCGACGGTATTAGGAATGAACCTACGCCGTCCGCTCTATTGAAATCCTTTCCCACTGATTTAGCGTATGAACATATTTTATCATTCAACAAAGGATCATCGGTGGCCGCAACTACGAGATCCGCC
Coding sequences:
- the hemA gene encoding glutamyl-tRNA reductase; this encodes MIISAHITHKSADMKALELIGRHDEKALLHALLRVQGVRECAVLRTCNRVELYVVTDEPTVTRTGMEEMISRFIPFDHDQNLVQFRTDIDSIRHLLRVSSGLESMIVGEDQIQFQVKKAYELAENEKCAGPILSLIFRKAISVGKKVRTETRVNKGAVSIGSAAVDLAEKILGSLEGRTVLVIGAGEMATLIAKHLLGKKPNAIFVSNRTFDRAVELAWYLGGQAIRLDSLYDYLHRCDIVLVATSSPHIILDRSRVEKALTKKGKGEKLIIIDVSFPRNVADDVRTLENVEMHDIDGLRDIAQENILKRKEEVHEAERIIAEELSLLERKLEEMGASELIRALRQKFEAIKEAEIKRAINRLNNSPESIESIVADFANALANRFLADPTEVLKLASRNKKEEILKAARELFRLEESKNVS
- a CDS encoding bifunctional precorrin-2 dehydrogenase/sirohydrochlorin ferrochelatase — encoded protein: MLPLILDLVGKKVAIFGAGEVGLRKAQYFSKEAEVVVVDRHIEERVQESRLKLVEEDAYESYERWINWADLVVAATDDPLLNDKICSYAKSVGKDFNRADGVGSFLIPSVIDKGNFIIAISTFGRSPAVSRALKEELESAIDVNWSLMVELQEEIRKEIKSRVLDQRLREKALRLIIKDKEILRMLGIDYTKAKNLAIEKIEKEMNGLQKREVA